GGCATCGCGCTGATCGGGCCGAACCGCGCCGCGCCGTTTCTCCACCTGGTGCCGGTGTTCGGCTCGGCGATGGCGATCCTGCTGCTCGGCGAGCAGCCGCGGCTGTTTCATCTGATCGGCTATCTGCTGGTGCTGGCGGGCGTGGTGATCGCGTCGCGGCGGGCGTCGGTCGCGGCCTGATCCGCGGCTGCCGCATGGCACAGGCTTTTGTTTTTGTCTCCGGCAGGCTAACGTGCCCGGCATAGCCAGAAAGCCCCATGGGAGACGAAACGGAATGATTTCGCTATCGACACAATGCCTGCGTGCAGCCGGCGCCTTCGCGCTGATCTTCGCCGGACTGACCTCCGCCGTTTCCGCGCAGGCACCCTATCCGAACCGTAACATCACCCTGGTGTTGCCGTTCGCCGCCGGCAGCGGCACCGACAGCACAACCCGGATCATCTCCAAGGAACTTGGCACCGCGCTCGGCGTCGGCATCGTGATCGAAAACAAGCCGGGCGCCAACGGCTCGCTCGCGGCGAGCTATGTCGCCCGCTCCGAGCCGGACGGCTACACGCTGATGGTGTCGACGAATACACCGCATTCGGCAAATCCGTATTTGCTGAAGAACATGACTTACGATCCGATCAAGGACTTCACGCCGATCGCGCGGACCGGCGATCTGCCGTTCATGCTGGTGATCAATCCGGAAATTCCGGCGAATTCGGTGGCCGAGCTGATCGCGCTGGCCAAGAAGGAACCGGGCAAGTTCTCCTATGCCAGCGGCAGTTCGGCGGCGATCGTGTCAGGCGCGACGTTTGCCCGCCTTGCCGGCATCGATCTGCTTCA
The sequence above is drawn from the Bradyrhizobium sediminis genome and encodes:
- a CDS encoding Bug family tripartite tricarboxylate transporter substrate binding protein, translating into MISLSTQCLRAAGAFALIFAGLTSAVSAQAPYPNRNITLVLPFAAGSGTDSTTRIISKELGTALGVGIVIENKPGANGSLAASYVARSEPDGYTLMVSTNTPHSANPYLLKNMTYDPIKDFTPIARTGDLPFMLVINPEIPANSVAELIALAKKEPGKFSYASGSSAAIVSGATFARLAGIDLLHVPYKSSPPALTDLIAGRVSMMFIDVLTGLPHVKGKALKALAVTTKQPSALLPDLPTMDATVKGFDITSWQGYLGPANMPKDIVTRLNAEIRKVVERPDVKSQLAERGMEAFSGPPEEFDAFLKEQLLVWEKLIANAGIEKQ